The following proteins are co-located in the Thermus tengchongensis genome:
- a CDS encoding response regulator, which translates to MALVARLLVVDDDPRIRHLLELLLSGAGHQVVLADSAKAALEHLRKETPDLILLDIMMPDMDGLTLLGRIRAVRRLAKVPVIMFTGGGKELEGPSRALGADLFLEKPVSGRRLKEVVENLLAWEGYVLPGGERVNSLEEVGSRLRHALPEEARFKLLWRKTASRRALLQNLLAKGWTEALLRRILPGEYDLYDLLGHLAFGWPLVPLRERAARVQDPRLASHLEAYLEEKRLPLEGNGLLEELAQALYA; encoded by the coding sequence ATGGCCCTTGTGGCGCGGCTGCTCGTGGTGGACGATGACCCCCGCATCCGGCACCTGTTGGAGCTCCTCCTTTCCGGGGCTGGCCACCAGGTGGTGCTGGCGGATTCCGCCAAGGCGGCCCTGGAACACCTGCGCAAGGAAACCCCGGACCTGATCCTCTTGGACATCATGATGCCGGACATGGATGGCCTCACCCTTTTGGGGCGGATCCGGGCGGTGCGGCGCCTGGCCAAGGTGCCGGTGATCATGTTCACCGGGGGTGGCAAGGAGCTGGAGGGACCCAGCCGGGCCTTGGGGGCGGATCTCTTCCTGGAGAAGCCCGTTTCCGGACGCCGGCTCAAGGAGGTGGTGGAGAACCTTCTTGCCTGGGAAGGGTATGTGCTGCCCGGTGGGGAACGGGTGAATAGCCTCGAGGAGGTGGGTAGCCGCTTGCGGCACGCCTTGCCCGAGGAGGCCCGCTTCAAGCTCCTTTGGCGAAAGACGGCGAGCCGCCGTGCCCTTCTGCAAAACCTTTTGGCCAAAGGTTGGACTGAGGCCCTTTTGCGGCGCATCCTCCCCGGCGAATACGACCTTTATGACCTCCTCGGCCACCTGGCCTTCGGCTGGCCTTTGGTGCCCTTAAGGGAGCGGGCAGCCCGGGTGCAGGACCCCCGCTTGGCTTCCCACTTGGAGGCCTATCTGGAGGAGAAGCGGCTACCCCTGGAGGGGAATGGCCTTCTGGAAGAGCTGGCCCAGGCCCTGTACGCTTAG
- a CDS encoding lipid II:glycine glycyltransferase FemX: protein MAELLEITDPEAWNRMVSSLPITSALQSWGWGEVKRLSGWVPRRLAVYGKEGLLGAAQVLLRPLPGGLRLAYAPRGPALARLEDLPQVARALAQGVRGTHLVLEPEVGLPAEEPSPTFPGLLLEESIQPAYSLWLDLTQGEEALLKGMKEMHRRNARLALKRTELGVEGEEAFSEFFRLFEETNRRAKLLQHAKEYYQAVLREMNQPYGEAFIALARKEGEALAAGLFVAFAGKVDYLYGGSSRAHPEAKAPMGMHLAAIRHALGRGYRIYDLWGVPRTPEGSHAEGIWRFKEGFGGRRVHFPAYTLPLSPFYRPLKLLLRLRKTWVNLRVRGSARDVLG from the coding sequence GTGGCCGAACTTTTAGAGATCACCGATCCTGAGGCCTGGAACCGGATGGTTTCCAGCCTCCCCATCACTAGCGCCTTGCAGTCCTGGGGCTGGGGGGAGGTGAAGCGGCTTTCCGGCTGGGTGCCCAGGCGGCTGGCGGTTTACGGAAAGGAAGGGCTTCTGGGGGCGGCCCAGGTGCTGCTGCGCCCCCTGCCTGGGGGTCTGCGCCTGGCCTATGCCCCTAGGGGACCTGCCCTGGCCCGCCTCGAGGACCTGCCCCAGGTGGCCCGGGCCCTGGCCCAGGGGGTCCGGGGCACCCACCTGGTCCTCGAGCCCGAGGTGGGGTTGCCGGCGGAGGAACCTTCCCCCACCTTCCCCGGCCTCCTCCTCGAGGAGTCCATCCAGCCCGCCTATTCCCTATGGCTGGACCTCACCCAAGGGGAAGAAGCCCTCCTCAAGGGGATGAAGGAGATGCACCGCCGCAATGCCCGCCTGGCCCTCAAGCGCACGGAACTTGGAGTGGAGGGGGAGGAGGCCTTTTCCGAGTTCTTCCGCCTCTTCGAGGAGACCAACCGCCGGGCCAAGCTCCTGCAGCACGCCAAAGAGTACTACCAGGCGGTGCTCAGGGAGATGAACCAGCCCTATGGGGAGGCCTTCATCGCCTTGGCCCGTAAGGAGGGGGAGGCCTTGGCGGCGGGGCTTTTCGTGGCCTTCGCCGGTAAGGTGGACTACCTCTATGGGGGAAGCAGCCGTGCCCACCCCGAGGCCAAGGCGCCCATGGGCATGCACCTGGCGGCCATCCGCCACGCCCTTGGCCGCGGCTACCGCATCTACGACCTCTGGGGCGTGCCCAGGACCCCGGAGGGCAGCCACGCGGAGGGGATATGGCGGTTTAAGGAGGGGTTTGGGGGTAGGCGCGTCCACTTTCCCGCCTACACCCTGCCCCTTTCCCCCTTCTACCGTCCCTTGAAGCTCCTCCTGCGCCTGCGCAAAACCTGGGTGAACCTGCGGGTGCGGGGAAGTGCGCGGGATGTGTTGGGCTGA